From a region of the Lactuca sativa cultivar Salinas chromosome 4, Lsat_Salinas_v11, whole genome shotgun sequence genome:
- the LOC111902170 gene encoding protein FAR1-RELATED SEQUENCE 5-like, translating to MSESKAINQDIEPYITEDIDTNDYVEATYEYEKINSISVNTEFDEDEVKDESILGKVFDTSDDAYTSYNDYSFLHGFDIRRYDTIKTPITNEPFWKIYVSNNEGFKKWTKMLQVKMRKKHRRDVRTGCQAKLRITRQDDGKWLVDSFNDTHTHELTMTPTKVMKHRSHINFHRSIEGKSLVVHFGQAGLKPSQIKKAVNTMKNSNLAGVTSKQCVDVLYEKRKQHIGKEFYGVIKHFRDKTLVDSDQYFVRDLSDDGYPRDIFWADGRARDAYTKFKDVVVFDVTYMTNKFKMPFAPFTGVNHHGKSILFSGALLENEKEETFEWLFEHFLKCMFNKYLKEIITDQDKAMGNEIIKVFPKTRQRFCSWHIMKHETEHLRSYVSHYSDFQEMHKQWVNSDTIEQFEATWEVMSSKYELESNFWISDMYNQLMYWAKPFLNDTFFADMTTTGRSESINSFFDGFVNLRTMLNEFVVQYDKAVESRRVAEEDEDFKTMNSRPVLSLLHPIEAKAG from the coding sequence ATGAGTGAATCTAAAGCAATTAATCAAGATATAGAACCATATATAACTGAAGATATTGACACAAATGATTACGTGGAAGCAACATATGAATATGAAAAAATAAACAGTATCAGTGTGAACACTGAATTTGATGAAGATGAAGTTAAAGATGAAAGTATTCTGGGAAAGGTTTTTGATACATCCGATGATGCCTATACATCTTAtaatgattattcatttttgcatgGCTTTGATATACGTAGATATGACACAATTAAAACTCCTATAACAAATGAGCCTTTTTGGAAGATATATGTATCCAACAACGAAGGTTTCAAAAAATGGACAAAAATGCTTCAAGTgaaaatgagaaaaaaacatCGTAGAGATGTTAGAACTGGATGTCAAGCAAAGCTTCGAATAACAAGACAGGATGATGGGAAATGGTTGGTGGATTCGTTTAATGACACACACACTCATGAGTTGACCATGACACCTACGAAGGTGATGAAGCATCGATCTCATATCAATTTCCACCGTTCAATAGAAGGTAAATCTCTTGTGGTGCACTTTGGTCAAGCAGGGTTGAAACCTTCTCAGATTAAAAAGGCTGTTAATACAATGAAAAACTCAAATTTAGCTGGTGTTACTTCAAAGCAATGTGTCGATGTCTTATATGAGAAACGAAAACAACATATAGGAAAGGAGTTCTATGGAGTTATAAAACATTTTCGAGATAAAACATTAGTTGATAGTGACCAATATTTTGTCAGGGATTTGTCTGATGATGGGTATCCTAGAGATATCTTTTGGGCTGATGGTAGAGCAAGAGATGCCTATACAAAATTCAAAgatgttgttgtgtttgatgtcactTATATGACTAACAAGTTCAAGATGCCTTTTGCACCCTTTACTGGGGTGAATCATCATGGGAAGTCTATACTATTTAGTGGAGCATTGCTTGAAAACGAAAAGGAAGAGACATTTGAATGGTTATTTGAACATTTCCTCAAATGTATGTTTAACAAGTATCTGAAGGAAATTATAACAGATCAAGACAAAGCAATGGGcaatgaaataataaaagtgtttcCAAAGACTAGACAACGCTTTTGTTCATGGCATATCATGAAGCATGAAACTGAGCACCTTCGATCGTATGTTTCCCATTATAGTGATTTTCAAGAAATGCACAAACAATGGGTAAATAGTGACACCATTGAACAATTTGAAGCAACATGGGAAGTTATGAGTAGTAAATATGAACTGGAAAGCAATTTTTGGATTAGTGACATGTATAACCAACTTATGTATTGGGCTAAACCCTTTTTAAATGATACTTTCTTTGCTGATATGACCACAACCGGACGAAGTGAGAGTATCAATTCATTTTTTGATGGGTTTGTTAACTTGAGGACCATGTTGAATGAATTTGTTGTACAATACGACAAAGCAGTTGAGTCTCGAAGGGTCGCCGAAGAAGATGAAGACTTCAAGACTATGAACTCGAGGCCGGTTCTTTCTTTACTTCATCCAATCGAAGCAAAAGCAGGTTAA